One genomic segment of Vulcanisaeta thermophila includes these proteins:
- the udg gene encoding type-4 uracil-DNA glycosylase, translating to MDIEKLRINVRDYGELIGMIRGCTRCRLHEGRKNAVPGEGPLNAKLMIIGEAPGEKEDIEGRPFVGAAGQLLTKLLNSVGIRREDVYITNVVKCRPPGNRDPEPDEIEACRPYLVTQILMIKPQVILCLGRHSAREVLKMAGYPERSVQNITSIRGRVFNVRIGNLNIKVLPTYHPAAALYNPKLRAVLEEDFRKLKEALSQGGGGGPMDFFIT from the coding sequence ATGGATATTGAGAAGTTAAGGATTAACGTTAGGGACTACGGCGAGTTAATAGGCATGATAAGGGGGTGCACCAGGTGTAGGCTTCATGAGGGTAGGAAGAACGCGGTGCCTGGTGAGGGCCCGTTAAACGCCAAGCTCATGATAATTGGGGAGGCTCCCGGCGAGAAAGAGGATATTGAGGGTAGGCCCTTTGTGGGCGCCGCTGGGCAGTTATTAACGAAGCTCCTGAACTCAGTGGGTATTAGGAGGGAGGATGTGTACATTACCAATGTGGTTAAGTGCAGGCCCCCTGGGAATAGGGATCCCGAGCCCGATGAGATAGAGGCCTGTAGGCCGTACCTGGTGACACAGATACTCATGATAAAGCCCCAGGTGATACTATGCCTTGGTAGGCACAGTGCCAGGGAGGTTCTTAAGATGGCTGGGTACCCCGAGAGGAGTGTTCAGAATATAACGTCTATCAGGGGCCGCGTCTTCAATGTGAGGATAGGTAACCTGAACATTAAGGTACTACCCACATACCACCCAGCGGCTGCGCTGTACAACCCAAAGCTCAGGGCGGTTCTTGAGGAGGACTTCAGGAAATTGAAGGAGGCGCTAAGCCAGGGTGGGGGTGGAGGGCCCATGGACTTCTTCATAACCTAA
- a CDS encoding 30S ribosomal protein S6e: MPTFKLVLSDPMSGKAKQLEIKDPISQRLIGLRIGDEVDASIIKDVFELPPGFKIRITGGSGFDGAPMIPTLEGPVKKFLIMTEGVGYHPPKHGMRKRKLVRGNTISDQIVQVNAVIVYPGGWKEGPIIPLGDKETQKIQGQGGQKQEGQ, encoded by the coding sequence ATGCCCACATTCAAGCTGGTACTCAGCGACCCAATGAGCGGGAAGGCAAAGCAACTGGAGATTAAGGACCCCATAAGCCAAAGACTAATAGGGCTCAGGATCGGTGATGAGGTCGACGCATCAATAATAAAGGACGTCTTCGAACTACCACCAGGCTTTAAAATAAGGATAACAGGGGGCTCGGGGTTCGACGGGGCACCCATGATACCCACACTCGAGGGACCGGTCAAGAAGTTCCTCATAATGACAGAGGGCGTTGGCTACCACCCACCCAAGCATGGAATGAGGAAGAGGAAGCTCGTCAGGGGCAACACCATAAGCGACCAGATAGTCCAGGTAAACGCAGTCATAGTATACCCAGGCGGGTGGAAGGAGGGACCAATAATACCACTTGGTGACAAGGAGACACAGAAAATCCAGGGACAGGGAGGTCAAAAACAGGAGGGGCAATAA
- a CDS encoding chromatin protein Cren7 produces the protein MVTLEDLAKREYEVEGRKLKPTKVWKVQPKGRKGFVMALFKTPEGKTVRKVIAKVDEQGNIIV, from the coding sequence ATGGTCACACTAGAGGATCTGGCCAAGAGGGAGTATGAGGTTGAGGGTAGGAAGTTGAAGCCTACGAAGGTTTGGAAGGTGCAGCCTAAGGGTAGGAAGGGCTTCGTAATGGCACTCTTCAAGACACCCGAAGGCAAGACAGTAAGAAAAGTAATAGCAAAAGTAGACGAACAAGGAAACATAATAGTGTAA
- a CDS encoding D-aminoacyl-tRNA deacylase, whose translation MVNYALVFSMVDPVSRGVWQLFLNNHRPGLTRTIGDYEVYRAGDNVAIRALGKDIVYLDEVEDIINEVGGIDELVFISRHAMQNPRPMFTTHVTGNWGAAELGGRPGVVSLANPHTITAIFRELCRLRGEFGLESFECHVEATHHGPTITLKPVTFIEQGSTERDWGVERGWELLFTVVEELLEGKITSNAEPAISIGDLHYITFSERLLRGEADLGHSIPKYIRPVTEDMIVKAVTMMTHRPVKAYVNWKSFKGDERRVIVDVLNKLNVKLIKRE comes from the coding sequence ATGGTAAATTACGCATTGGTATTCAGCATGGTAGATCCAGTGTCGAGGGGTGTCTGGCAGTTATTCCTCAATAACCACAGACCTGGGCTCACGAGGACCATTGGGGATTACGAGGTTTATAGGGCCGGCGACAACGTGGCCATTAGGGCATTGGGTAAGGACATTGTTTACCTGGATGAGGTTGAGGACATAATTAATGAGGTTGGGGGTATCGATGAATTAGTATTCATAAGCAGGCACGCAATGCAGAACCCAAGACCCATGTTCACAACTCACGTAACGGGTAATTGGGGCGCCGCTGAGTTGGGTGGTAGGCCAGGTGTTGTGTCGCTGGCTAACCCGCACACGATAACCGCCATATTCAGGGAGCTGTGCAGGTTGAGGGGTGAGTTTGGGCTTGAATCCTTCGAGTGCCACGTGGAGGCCACGCACCATGGGCCAACCATAACACTAAAGCCCGTGACATTCATCGAGCAGGGTAGTACCGAGAGGGATTGGGGTGTTGAGAGGGGGTGGGAGCTGCTGTTTACTGTTGTGGAGGAGCTCCTTGAGGGTAAGATAACCAGTAATGCGGAGCCAGCCATATCCATTGGGGACCTGCACTACATAACCTTCAGTGAGAGGTTGTTGAGAGGTGAGGCTGACCTTGGGCATTCAATCCCTAAGTATATAAGGCCCGTTACTGAGGATATGATTGTGAAGGCTGTGACGATGATGACGCATAGGCCGGTTAAGGCGTATGTTAATTGGAAGAGCTTTAAGGGTGATGAGAGGAGGGTTATTGTGGACGTTCTTAATAAATTGAATGTGAAGCTAATAAAACGTGAATAG
- a CDS encoding transcription factor, which translates to MSSEEERREEGEEEIERGGARSELRGNILRIRWVTGKTSAARLFGRYGREGRPDFFRLLFGAIAGSLREQFPGDKANELFNTIKNSSGFKDSMDEVFESMKRWFFDEVIPKYKLERGDVFTIITNLELNIDTGELKWDKDTSQVIYWVRSDRVEEKCREMGIGGASADVENLRRENEELRRRNQELEDRVNNLLRENERLKEENEELRRKLENIKALLGSTSA; encoded by the coding sequence ATGAGCAGTGAGGAGGAGAGGAGGGAGGAGGGTGAGGAAGAAATTGAAAGAGGGGGCGCACGGTCTGAGTTAAGGGGTAATATACTGAGGATTAGGTGGGTTACTGGCAAGACCTCAGCGGCCAGGTTATTCGGTAGGTATGGTCGTGAGGGTAGGCCCGACTTCTTCAGGCTACTCTTTGGGGCAATTGCCGGAAGCCTTAGGGAGCAGTTCCCAGGGGATAAGGCCAATGAACTCTTCAACACAATAAAGAACTCAAGTGGTTTTAAGGACTCCATGGACGAGGTCTTCGAATCCATGAAGAGGTGGTTCTTCGATGAAGTAATACCCAAGTATAAGCTTGAGCGTGGTGACGTATTCACAATAATAACGAACCTCGAACTAAACATAGACACCGGGGAGCTTAAGTGGGATAAGGACACCTCACAGGTTATTTACTGGGTCAGGAGTGATAGGGTTGAGGAGAAGTGCAGGGAGATGGGGATTGGCGGGGCCTCGGCAGATGTGGAGAACCTGAGAAGGGAAAATGAGGAACTAAGGAGGAGGAATCAGGAGCTGGAGGATAGGGTTAACAATCTATTGAGGGAGAATGAGAGATTGAAGGAGGAAAATGAGGAATTAAGGAGGAAGCTCGAGAATATAAAGGCGCTACTCGGATCCACATCTGCATAA
- a CDS encoding phosphoribosyltransferase family protein codes for MPTGRRLSKVDEQLEAVEMIRAARAIYNLSYRELASIVDVPESLLCRYANGDLLPSLETIRIIRERLSPMLDLTEVLKRTITIKGRFVDLNNAVFNPYILRLYLRRVKEVFSGFTVTKVLTAATDGIPLSVMASYALNANLAVAKQYRDISADEFYEVSYIVDSPPRKVSLYLPKQLLSRNDQVLIVDDIVRTGRTMDALLDMIRQAGARLIGASVLISLNRDWVRKFAEMGIKVDVILDLSEIGG; via the coding sequence ATGCCCACGGGTAGGAGATTGAGTAAGGTTGATGAGCAACTGGAGGCTGTGGAGATGATACGCGCGGCCAGGGCCATTTACAACCTGTCATACAGGGAGTTGGCATCTATTGTTGACGTCCCAGAGAGCCTACTCTGCAGGTATGCGAACGGTGACTTACTACCCTCCCTGGAGACCATAAGGATAATTAGGGAGAGGCTTTCACCAATGCTGGACCTAACCGAGGTGCTTAAGCGCACAATAACCATTAAGGGTAGGTTTGTGGATCTGAACAATGCCGTGTTCAACCCATACATACTGAGGCTCTACCTGAGGCGTGTTAAGGAGGTGTTCTCAGGGTTCACGGTCACCAAGGTCCTCACGGCTGCCACCGACGGGATACCTCTCTCGGTAATGGCATCCTACGCATTAAACGCAAACCTGGCGGTGGCCAAGCAGTACAGGGACATCTCCGCGGATGAGTTTTACGAGGTTAGTTACATAGTGGACTCACCACCAAGGAAGGTATCACTATACCTACCAAAGCAGTTATTGAGTAGGAATGACCAGGTACTCATTGTTGATGACATCGTCAGGACTGGTAGAACCATGGATGCACTACTGGACATGATTAGGCAGGCGGGGGCCAGGTTAATCGGCGCCTCGGTCCTCATAAGCCTCAATAGGGACTGGGTTAGGAAGTTCGCGGAAATGGGCATTAAGGTCGACGTAATCCTGGACCTTAGCGAGATTGGTGGTTAA
- the pheT gene encoding phenylalanine--tRNA ligase subunit beta yields the protein MPVITFRRSDLESLLGRYFSSGEELVSYLNRLKGEVEGVRGDEVEFEVTHDRPDLFSVEGIARALKGLMGIEVGLPRVNVVNRGFVLNVDNVPNRPFIAMGIVRDVRLSDEAIRQMIQLQEKLHMTYGRNRRKMAIGFYDLDKIKPPITYRLMPMKEVRYRPLGYQSPMSGEEVVKNTDKGIAYGQYAVYGDKVPVLQDSENNILVIIPVLGSEDFKVTESTKNVLIDVTALDLKLAKTTLAILTYNLLERSSTKTVELINIRAPWGSMESPDLRPMVFNVGVDFINDYLGLELTKDDIVRYLLMSRHDVEDLGSELRVSVAPYRVNVLHAVDLAEDVAVAYGYDRIPRELPRQSVKGSLTPLSRYADLIRDIMIGMGFQEVLNYMMSSRDTMVNRVRYERPMVEVQNPKSELYTVIRDHIWPQLLEVASRNKAMVEGGLRVFEVGFVARSNGVGEVGVEEHLVLGMLIIGPGVTLTNGLSAVTTLMSNLGLTPKLRECAVPGGLSERTACITLGDGDVGFVMEVSPDVLLNFELTYPAVVAEVSIDELLRRLGK from the coding sequence ATGCCCGTAATAACCTTCAGGCGCAGTGACCTAGAGTCACTGCTGGGTAGGTACTTCAGTAGTGGTGAGGAGTTGGTTAGTTACCTCAATAGGCTTAAGGGTGAGGTTGAGGGTGTTAGGGGTGATGAGGTTGAGTTCGAGGTCACCCACGACAGGCCGGATTTATTCTCCGTGGAGGGTATCGCCAGGGCCTTGAAGGGTTTAATGGGGATTGAGGTGGGGCTCCCCAGGGTTAATGTGGTTAATAGGGGTTTTGTGCTTAATGTGGATAATGTGCCCAATAGGCCCTTCATAGCCATGGGCATTGTTAGGGATGTGAGGTTGAGTGATGAGGCCATTAGGCAGATGATTCAACTTCAGGAGAAGCTGCACATGACGTATGGTAGGAATAGGCGTAAAATGGCCATTGGCTTCTACGACCTGGATAAGATCAAGCCCCCAATAACGTATAGGCTAATGCCCATGAAGGAGGTTAGGTACAGACCACTGGGTTACCAATCACCAATGAGTGGTGAGGAGGTGGTGAAGAACACGGACAAGGGCATCGCCTACGGGCAATACGCGGTCTACGGCGACAAGGTGCCCGTGCTACAGGACTCGGAGAATAACATACTCGTCATAATACCCGTGCTCGGCAGTGAGGATTTCAAGGTTACGGAGAGCACCAAGAACGTACTGATAGACGTGACCGCCCTAGACCTGAAGCTGGCCAAGACCACACTGGCAATACTAACCTACAACCTACTCGAGAGGAGCTCCACAAAGACCGTGGAGCTAATCAACATAAGGGCTCCCTGGGGGTCCATGGAATCCCCAGACCTGAGGCCCATGGTTTTCAATGTGGGTGTGGACTTCATAAATGATTACCTGGGCCTTGAATTAACGAAGGACGACATCGTAAGGTACCTACTCATGAGTAGGCATGACGTTGAGGACCTGGGCAGTGAATTAAGGGTTAGTGTGGCGCCCTACAGGGTTAATGTCCTCCATGCCGTGGACCTCGCGGAGGACGTGGCAGTGGCCTATGGGTATGATAGGATACCCAGGGAGCTGCCCAGGCAATCAGTCAAGGGGTCACTCACCCCGTTGAGTAGGTACGCTGACCTAATTAGGGATATCATGATTGGCATGGGCTTCCAGGAGGTCCTCAATTACATGATGAGCAGTAGGGACACAATGGTTAATAGGGTACGTTATGAGAGGCCCATGGTCGAGGTTCAAAACCCAAAGTCTGAACTATACACGGTAATTAGGGATCACATATGGCCCCAGTTGCTCGAGGTGGCGTCGAGGAATAAGGCCATGGTTGAGGGTGGGCTCAGGGTTTTCGAGGTGGGCTTCGTGGCTAGATCCAATGGGGTGGGTGAGGTGGGTGTTGAGGAGCACCTGGTGCTGGGCATGCTTATCATAGGCCCTGGCGTGACCCTAACCAACGGGCTCTCAGCGGTAACGACATTAATGAGTAACCTGGGCCTCACACCAAAGCTTAGGGAGTGCGCCGTACCAGGTGGGCTCAGTGAGAGGACTGCGTGCATAACCCTTGGGGATGGGGATGTGGGTTTCGTGATGGAGGTGAGCCCAGACGTACTGCTTAATTTTGAGCTAACGTACCCCGCTGTTGTTGCTGAGGTGAGCATTGATGAGTTGTTGAGGAGGTTAGGAAAATAA
- a CDS encoding YbhB/YbcL family Raf kinase inhibitor-like protein, with amino-acid sequence MKVRHLVVVILAVIIIVAVALTLTTRPTKQYTTVGLVKLPLNAQRIVVSTTAFTNGSVIPILYTCNGANVSIPISWSNIPPGTKSIVVVMEDLNAPAGPFMHWVVYDIPPNVTSLSQGLPAVASLPGVGYQGINDFGTVGYGGPCPPPGPAHEYVIIVMALDKELPLGPGVPAREVLGSVGVGDVLGYGILIGYYG; translated from the coding sequence ATGAAGGTTAGGCACCTCGTGGTGGTTATCCTGGCAGTGATCATAATAGTGGCTGTGGCACTAACACTAACCACAAGACCCACAAAACAATACACCACAGTGGGCCTAGTTAAACTACCACTGAATGCCCAGAGGATAGTCGTAAGCACCACAGCCTTCACAAACGGCTCAGTAATTCCCATATTATACACATGCAACGGTGCCAACGTATCCATACCCATCTCATGGAGCAACATACCACCTGGAACCAAATCCATAGTCGTGGTTATGGAAGACCTAAATGCCCCGGCGGGGCCCTTCATGCATTGGGTTGTCTATGATATACCGCCCAACGTGACATCACTAAGCCAGGGATTACCCGCTGTGGCATCCCTACCTGGCGTTGGTTACCAGGGAATCAACGACTTCGGCACGGTGGGTTATGGTGGTCCATGTCCACCACCTGGGCCTGCCCATGAGTACGTCATAATAGTGATGGCTCTGGATAAGGAATTACCCCTAGGCCCTGGTGTTCCTGCCCGTGAGGTGCTGGGTAGTGTGGGTGTTGGTGATGTTCTTGGTTATGGTATTTTAATTGGTTATTACGGTTAG
- a CDS encoding glycosyltransferase family 2 protein, whose amino-acid sequence MIGISTPLVIAYLVIASLSLYPVIYQLIIIATARPVKQSLGIAQGRVGNGTGNLLVVIPAKSEPIQLLEEAMRRFSGMKPIFILDNYPPELRPMIEGMARRYGVKVMFREKAVGFKGGALNHVIKRVEPPNNYLMAVFDVDSSIDPKHLEVLLRYAEHYDAVVPHWVARNGDYSQLARGQWIGYLLLFKVMDGLQRLIHWVPVLGSGSIVRVGSLRRVGYWPEDVLEDVELGVRFFINGLTTYYVDDAQVYVDVPTNYWGFLTQQLRWAYGATKVLRKYLKDLMSRRGGLTVALYLGQYLGYLLEFLSLLLMVAMVILNIELPLWAFITVATIYIPVLLTYLYSLLRLDIEHGGNVRRDIFAINAVNLAFIMAMPRLAVANLMALLGVGGINWVPTPKGSVTINKGGAHALPELVMVITVVSVFIASLLRGLWLDSLVLLPYTAGFVRGLWRILKGTL is encoded by the coding sequence GTGATTGGCATCTCAACGCCATTAGTGATTGCGTACCTGGTAATAGCGTCACTATCGCTCTACCCAGTGATATATCAATTAATAATAATAGCAACAGCAAGGCCAGTTAAACAGTCATTGGGTATCGCTCAGGGGCGGGTGGGTAATGGCACGGGTAACCTGTTGGTGGTTATACCAGCCAAGTCAGAGCCCATTCAACTGCTTGAGGAGGCCATGAGGAGGTTCTCGGGCATGAAACCCATATTCATACTCGACAACTACCCACCGGAATTAAGGCCGATGATAGAGGGTATGGCCCGTAGGTACGGCGTGAAGGTCATGTTTAGGGAGAAGGCTGTGGGGTTTAAGGGTGGTGCCCTCAATCACGTAATCAAGAGGGTGGAACCACCCAACAACTACCTCATGGCCGTGTTCGACGTGGACTCCTCAATAGATCCCAAGCACCTTGAGGTGCTGCTCAGGTATGCCGAGCATTACGACGCCGTGGTCCCACACTGGGTCGCGAGGAATGGGGATTACTCACAACTGGCCAGGGGTCAATGGATTGGGTACCTCCTCCTCTTCAAGGTCATGGATGGGCTCCAGAGGTTGATCCACTGGGTGCCGGTTCTTGGTAGTGGGTCCATTGTGAGGGTTGGTTCACTGAGGAGGGTTGGTTATTGGCCCGAGGATGTGCTTGAGGATGTGGAGCTGGGGGTTAGGTTCTTCATCAACGGGTTAACCACGTACTACGTCGATGACGCCCAGGTCTACGTTGACGTACCCACAAACTACTGGGGCTTCCTAACGCAGCAGTTGAGGTGGGCCTACGGCGCAACTAAGGTGCTCAGGAAGTACCTTAAGGATTTAATGAGTAGGAGGGGTGGCCTTACGGTGGCGCTGTACCTGGGCCAGTACCTGGGTTACCTCCTTGAATTCCTATCCCTCCTGCTCATGGTGGCCATGGTAATACTAAACATTGAGTTACCCCTTTGGGCATTCATTACCGTAGCCACCATCTACATACCCGTACTACTCACATATCTATACTCACTGCTGAGGTTAGACATTGAGCACGGCGGCAATGTCCGTCGCGATATTTTCGCAATAAATGCGGTGAACCTAGCCTTCATAATGGCAATGCCCAGGTTGGCAGTGGCCAACCTGATGGCGTTACTGGGTGTTGGGGGGATTAATTGGGTGCCAACACCAAAGGGTTCCGTAACCATTAATAAGGGCGGTGCCCACGCACTCCCTGAGTTGGTGATGGTAATCACCGTGGTCTCGGTATTCATAGCATCCCTACTCAGGGGTTTATGGCTTGACTCACTGGTGTTGTTACCATACACCGCGGGTTTCGTGAGGGGTTTGTGGAGGATACTCAAGGGGACGCTTTGA
- a CDS encoding DUF429 domain-containing protein, whose product MTRYVGIDLALPGRRRIGYAVIDAESRTYRTRTMANEGELIQEVLADKPRLVCIDAPLTLPRRGVNRLIEVRARGLGLRLLPPLMGPMRELTLFGIKLAEELRGLGFTVLEVHPTSSLKILGLSREEFMSMIKHSINGDAPRNQHEIDALIASFTCYLHDIKCTESIVGYEGEGELIIPRRGCGHELLREL is encoded by the coding sequence ATGACCAGGTACGTGGGCATTGACCTAGCGTTACCTGGTAGGAGGAGGATTGGTTACGCGGTTATTGATGCGGAATCAAGAACCTACAGAACGAGGACCATGGCCAATGAGGGGGAGTTGATACAGGAGGTATTGGCTGATAAACCACGTCTAGTGTGCATTGACGCACCCCTGACACTGCCCAGAAGGGGTGTGAATAGGCTCATTGAGGTCAGGGCAAGGGGGCTGGGACTTAGGTTGCTACCGCCATTAATGGGCCCCATGAGGGAATTAACACTATTCGGTATTAAATTAGCTGAGGAGTTAAGGGGCCTTGGGTTCACGGTACTCGAGGTCCACCCAACATCATCACTAAAAATCCTGGGATTAAGCAGGGAGGAGTTTATGAGCATGATCAAGCATAGCATCAACGGCGATGCACCTAGAAACCAGCATGAAATTGACGCACTAATAGCCTCATTCACATGCTACCTGCATGATATTAAATGCACGGAATCCATAGTGGGTTATGAGGGTGAGGGGGAATTGATAATACCCAGGAGGGGCTGCGGCCATGAACTACTCCGTGAACTTTAA